A single genomic interval of Vulpes vulpes isolate BD-2025 chromosome 3, VulVul3, whole genome shotgun sequence harbors:
- the LOC140598152 gene encoding vomeronasal type-1 receptor 1-like has product MISSDIIWGIFFIFQTCIGFMGNSLLFTLYMYTCLIFPHKKKPVDMILAHLTLANAPTLIFRGIPNIITSFGIRVEMGDTGCKTVLYIQRVTRSISLCTTALQSTFQAVTITPSSHKWAWLKYKIPAFLQPSLLFFWMINMAIYSVVLLRTVANRNITDDRLGYQIAYCKSSAHDGQISSIFLSTVFLRDLSFLSLMTCSSIYMVNILYRHHRAAQNVRSTIQSSRSPENKATHVILILVSCFVFFYWTNTFLTVYLVYTSKKKEQLEKFNNFFSSCYPTICSFFLIKNENRINFMKPPKRFFSS; this is encoded by the coding sequence ATGATTTCCAGTGACATaatttgggggattttctttatctttcaaactTGTATTGGTTTCATGGGGAATTCTttgttatttacattatatatgtacacatgtttaatttttcctcataAGAAGAAGCCTGTAGATATGATTCTTGCCCACTTAACTTTGGCTAATGCTCCGACGCTCATATTCAGAGGGATTCCAAATATAATTACATCTTTTGGAATTAGAGTGGAGATGGGCGATACTGGATGTAAAACAGTGCTCTATATTCAGAGAGTTACCCGGAGCATTTCTCTGTGCACAACCGCCCTCCAGAGTACATTTCAGGCAGTGACTATTACTCCAAGTAGTCATAAATGGGCCTGGCTCAAATACAAAATCCCTGCATTCCTTCAACCCTCCTTACTTTTCTTCTGGATGATCAACATGGCCATCTATTCTGTGGTCCTTTTACGAACTGTGGCCAACAGGAATATCACCGATGATAGACTTGGGTATCAGATTGCTTATTGTAAAAGCAGTGCACATGATGGCCAGATATCATCAATATTTCTAAGTACGGTATTCCTTCGagatttgtcctttctctctctgatgacaTGTAGTAGCATCTACATGGTGAATATCCTTTACAGACATCACAGAGCAGCTCAGAATGTTCGCAGTACCATCCAGTCTTCACGCTCTCCTGAAAACAAGGCTACTCACGTCATTCTCATACTGGTgagctgctttgttttcttttactggaCCAACACCTTTCTTACTGTTTATTTAGTTTATACAAGTAAGAAAAAGGAGCAACTGgagaaatttaataactttttttcatcATGTTACCCAactatctgttctttctttctaattaaaaatgaaaatagaataaatttcatgaaacccccaaaaagatttttctcttcttaa
- the LOC140598153 gene encoding uncharacterized protein, which translates to MAYTILKVHRKRLLKLPLEGLREFLQDSLAQPWALEDEAVLRHLRASMTQLRRMRCDLPPPAGPEEFPTRPLGLEPVSPAPGPLLPSPASEPPPRVEEPASPGPAARPEPPGPPPGQAIVQLAPQPRRWNSLPTLPGQQGGAGRRPRDTAGFKTENGVSFHLAPAWATPEAPRRTGPWSTPGTPITRSPQPPRDDAVGPRTPFLPRGHCSSCPSLGSDGHSQGRARAALSPLPRGPAQARDPLPPASTGQLDARGPRGQSVAVRAGARRLRPAVTVPCLVSLCLPEGGTARTGHQPLTQRDLGWPGPGLCGGRGDSSACPRPSANGIQRPGALARPAFWPRAERALSQQDVASWALGVPHRPRSLT; encoded by the exons atggcctataccatcctcaaggtgcacagga agcgcctcctgaagctgcccctggaagggctccgggagttcctccaggactctctggcccagccctgggccctggaggacgaggctgtgctgagacaccttcgggcctccatgacccagctccgcaggatgcggtgcgacctgcccccgccag cgggacctgaggagttccccacgaggcccctgggcctggagccagtgtccccggcgcccgggcctctcctcccttctccggcctctgagccaccgcccagggtggaggagccggcctccccgggcccagccgcccggcctgagccgcccggaccccctcccggccaggccatcgtccaacttgccccccagccccggcggtggaactccctccccaccctcccggggcaacaaggcggtgcaggcaggcggccccgggacacggcgggcttcaagacagaaaacggggtctccttccatttggcacctgcctgggccaccccagaggccccgcgacggaccgggccctggagcacccccgggactcccatcacgcggtccccccagccccctagggatgacgctgtcgggcccaggacacccttcctgccccgcggccactgcagctcgtgcccctcgctgggcagtgacgggcacagccagggcagagccagggcggcgctgagcccgctgccccgaggccccgcacaggcccgggaccctctgccccccgcgtccacggggcagctcgatgctcgcgggcctcgggggcagagcgtggcggtgagggcgggggcccggaggctccggcccgccgtcaccgtgccctgcctcgtctcgctgtgcctcccggagggcggcaccgcccgcacgggacaccagcccctgacccagagggacctgggctggcctggccccgggctctgtgggggcaggggcgactcgagcgcctgccccaggcccagcgctaatgggatccagcgccccggggccctggccaggcctgcgttctggccccgggccgagcgagccctctcacagcaggatgtggcctcctgggccctgggcgtgccccacagacccaggtcgctgacctag